A genomic window from Lebetimonas sp. JH292 includes:
- a CDS encoding transposase encodes MEKFNFDKAVKDLLAGKKIGGKDGVLAPLIKELVEAALEAEIESHIADEVLEGKRNRRNGYNKKTVKSTSGEFELATPRDREGRFEPQIIKKHQTTISDEIEEKILSLYALGMSY; translated from the coding sequence ATGGAGAAATTTAATTTTGACAAAGCAGTAAAAGATTTATTAGCAGGTAAAAAGATAGGTGGGAAAGATGGAGTATTAGCTCCATTAATTAAAGAATTGGTAGAAGCTGCACTTGAAGCAGAAATAGAATCTCATATTGCAGATGAAGTTTTAGAAGGTAAAAGAAATAGAAGAAACGGTTATAACAAGAAAACAGTTAAATCAACATCTGGAGAATTTGAATTAGCTACTCCAAGAGATAGAGAGGGTAGATTTGAGCCTCAAATAATAAAAAAACATCAAACAACGATAAGTGATGAAATAGAAGAGAAGATATTATCATTATATGCACTTGGAATGAGCTATA